One stretch of Alcaligenes faecalis DNA includes these proteins:
- the ubiT gene encoding ubiquinone anaerobic biosynthesis accessory factor UbiT, with translation MNEITTPRLPAVVAGVLSRLPPWPGSRLFCTGLNVMMRPHLPADIAERLEGRALRIQVADAGLAFDYTWRQGAFYPLSARSQSPDLILKADLWAFYQLLQRQEDPDTLFFNRRLSIEGDTELGLMVKNTLDALDPDILHPRAVLKQGKAALQDVLRRPIRTPASS, from the coding sequence GTGAATGAAATAACGACTCCCCGTTTGCCCGCTGTCGTGGCTGGTGTTTTAAGCCGTTTGCCCCCTTGGCCAGGCTCCCGCTTGTTTTGTACGGGCTTGAATGTGATGATGCGTCCGCACCTACCGGCTGATATTGCGGAGCGGCTGGAAGGTCGGGCTTTACGCATACAGGTGGCCGATGCCGGTTTGGCGTTTGACTACACCTGGCGACAAGGGGCTTTTTACCCTTTGTCGGCACGGTCGCAAAGCCCGGATTTAATCCTGAAAGCAGATCTTTGGGCTTTTTATCAGCTTTTGCAGCGCCAGGAAGACCCGGATACCTTGTTCTTTAATCGACGTTTGTCGATTGAGGGTGATACAGAACTGGGCCTGATGGTGAAAAACACTCTGGATGCCCTGGACCCCGATATTCTGCATCCGCGTGCAGTGCTCAAACAGGGGAAAGCGGCTTTGCAGGATGTGCTGCGTCGCCCGATCCGTACGCCAGCTTCTTCCTGA
- a CDS encoding anaerobic ribonucleoside-triphosphate reductase activating protein: MTYATRHLYPAMPPRKVALKVGGCAPFSATDYPGQLAAVIFVQGCPWRCGYCHNPHLQERTPDSAIDWNALLDFLNRRVGLLDAVVFSGGEPTLDPALGSAIRAVRRLGFKIGLHTAGTHPARLLEILPWVDWIGLDIKAEFSHYDAITQRSNSAAAPLRSLQLLLNEDVLFECRSTIHPQLHSPASVQALGQHLHELGVQRYAVQIFRTQGCDDDFLNETGQALQAYPGTEVLENLQKLFPHFEVRRS; encoded by the coding sequence ATGACTTACGCCACGCGCCATCTTTATCCGGCCATGCCTCCTCGCAAAGTGGCCCTGAAAGTGGGTGGCTGCGCCCCTTTCTCGGCCACGGATTACCCCGGCCAATTAGCCGCTGTCATCTTTGTGCAAGGCTGCCCCTGGCGCTGTGGCTACTGCCATAACCCTCACCTGCAAGAACGCACGCCAGACAGTGCTATTGATTGGAACGCCTTGCTGGATTTTCTGAATCGCCGCGTCGGCTTGCTGGACGCCGTGGTCTTTAGCGGCGGAGAACCCACGTTGGACCCAGCCTTGGGTTCCGCCATACGCGCGGTACGCAGGCTGGGTTTCAAAATCGGTTTACACACGGCAGGCACACATCCGGCCAGACTGCTGGAAATCCTGCCTTGGGTGGACTGGATAGGCCTGGATATCAAGGCAGAGTTCAGCCACTACGACGCCATTACTCAACGCAGTAATAGTGCGGCCGCACCGTTACGCAGCTTGCAGTTGCTGCTGAACGAAGACGTTCTGTTTGAATGCCGCAGCACCATTCATCCCCAGCTGCATAGCCCCGCCTCGGTCCAGGCCTTGGGGCAACACTTGCATGAGCTGGGCGTGCAGCGCTATGCCGTGCAGATTTTCCGCACACAAGGCTGTGATGATGATTTCCTGAATGAAACTGGGCAGGCTTTGCAGGCCTACCCAGGAACGGAAGTTTTGGAAAACCTCCAAAAGCTGTTTCCGCACTTTGAAGTGCGGCGCTCTTGA
- the nrdD gene encoding anaerobic ribonucleoside-triphosphate reductase → MNTDTITLQDSERQACEIWTRVMGYHRPMSSFNIGKQGEFHERRYFTEASAAVTRTVPTL, encoded by the coding sequence ATGAACACCGACACCATCACTCTTCAAGATTCCGAACGCCAAGCTTGCGAAATCTGGACACGCGTCATGGGCTATCACCGCCCCATGTCGTCTTTCAACATTGGCAAGCAAGGCGAGTTCCACGAGCGACGCTACTTCACCGAAGCCAGCGCAGCCGTAACCCGCACTGTCCCCACTCTGTAA
- a CDS encoding ribonucleoside triphosphate reductase → MATQETATRPAAQLDIIRSITEYLDRQDWRVQANANQGYSLGGLILNSSGKMIANYWLSHVYPEAIGQAHRQADLHIHDLDMLSGYCAGWSLRTFLNEGLNGVPGKIESGPPRHLSSAVGQVVNFLGTLQNEWAGAQAFSSFDTYMAPFIRKDGLSYKQVRQCMQELIYNLNVPSRWGTQTPFTNLTFDWVCPEDLREQVPQIGGVEMPFCYGDLQAEMDMINQAYIEVMSEGDARGRAFTFPIPTYNITRDFDWHSPNAERLFAMTAKYGLPYFQNFINSELEPNMIRSMCCRLQLDLRELLKRGNGLFGSAEQTGSLGVVTLNCARLGYLYQGDEAGLFARLDQLLEMGRDSLEIKRTVIQQHMDQGLFPYTRRYLGTLRNHFSTLGVNGINEMIRNFTQDKQDLCTPWGHRFALRLLDHIRNRMVEFQESTGHLYNLEATPAEGTTYRFAKEDRARWPDILQAGTEQMPYYTNSSQLPVGFTEDPFEALERQDELQGKYTGGTVLHLYMTEALSSTDACRNLVQRALNRFSLPYITVTPTFSICPKHGYLSGKHEFCPHCDSELLANKIAQARVETDAQTIAGAETSTPPQTPTPTPTPTPTPTPTAVH, encoded by the coding sequence ATGGCTACCCAGGAAACCGCAACGCGTCCAGCTGCTCAGCTGGACATCATCCGCTCCATTACCGAGTATCTGGACCGCCAGGACTGGCGCGTGCAGGCCAATGCCAACCAGGGCTACTCGCTAGGCGGGCTGATTCTGAACAGCTCAGGCAAGATGATTGCCAACTACTGGCTCAGCCATGTGTACCCCGAAGCCATCGGCCAGGCACACCGTCAGGCTGACCTGCACATCCACGATCTGGACATGCTCTCTGGCTACTGCGCCGGCTGGTCCTTGCGCACCTTCCTGAACGAAGGGCTCAATGGCGTGCCCGGCAAAATCGAATCCGGCCCACCACGACATCTAAGCAGCGCGGTCGGCCAGGTCGTCAATTTTCTGGGCACCCTTCAGAATGAGTGGGCCGGTGCCCAGGCTTTCAGCTCCTTTGATACCTATATGGCACCCTTCATCCGCAAGGATGGTCTGAGCTACAAGCAGGTGCGCCAATGCATGCAGGAACTGATCTACAACCTGAACGTACCCTCGCGCTGGGGTACGCAGACGCCCTTTACCAATCTGACCTTTGACTGGGTATGTCCCGAAGACCTGCGCGAGCAAGTGCCACAAATCGGTGGCGTAGAAATGCCGTTTTGCTACGGAGATCTGCAAGCCGAAATGGACATGATCAACCAGGCCTATATCGAAGTCATGAGCGAGGGCGATGCCCGAGGCCGTGCCTTCACCTTCCCGATCCCCACCTACAACATCACTCGGGATTTTGACTGGCACAGCCCGAATGCCGAACGCCTGTTTGCCATGACGGCCAAATATGGCCTGCCCTACTTCCAGAACTTCATTAATTCCGAGCTGGAACCCAATATGATCCGCTCCATGTGCTGCCGCCTGCAGCTGGATCTGCGCGAGCTACTCAAACGCGGTAATGGCTTGTTTGGCTCTGCCGAGCAAACCGGCTCCCTGGGAGTCGTCACCCTGAACTGCGCCCGCCTGGGGTATCTGTATCAAGGCGATGAAGCCGGTCTGTTTGCCCGTTTGGATCAGCTGCTGGAAATGGGCCGCGACAGCCTTGAAATCAAGCGTACCGTGATTCAGCAACATATGGACCAAGGGCTGTTTCCCTACACGCGCCGCTATCTGGGCACCTTACGCAATCACTTCTCCACGCTGGGAGTTAACGGCATTAACGAGATGATCCGCAACTTTACCCAGGATAAGCAAGATCTTTGTACCCCGTGGGGCCACCGCTTTGCCTTGCGTTTGCTGGATCACATCCGGAATCGCATGGTGGAGTTTCAGGAAAGTACCGGCCACCTGTACAACCTGGAGGCTACCCCTGCCGAGGGTACCACCTACCGCTTTGCCAAAGAAGATCGCGCCCGCTGGCCCGACATTCTGCAAGCAGGGACCGAGCAGATGCCTTACTACACCAATTCCTCTCAGTTGCCGGTGGGTTTCACCGAAGATCCCTTCGAGGCGCTGGAGCGACAAGACGAGCTGCAAGGAAAATACACCGGCGGCACTGTACTGCACCTGTACATGACCGAAGCCCTGTCCAGCACCGATGCCTGCCGCAATCTGGTGCAACGAGCCTTGAACCGTTTTTCCTTACCCTACATCACCGTCACACCCACCTTTTCCATCTGCCCCAAACACGGCTATCTGTCTGGAAAACATGAGTTTTGCCCACATTGCGATAGTGAGCTTCTGGCCAACAAGATAGCTCAGGCCAGGGTCGAAACTGATGCTCAAACCATCGCGGGCGCGGAAACCTCAACGCCGCCGCAGACACCGACACCGACACCGACACCGACACCGACACCGACACCGACAGCAGTCCATTAA
- a CDS encoding HIT family protein translates to MSTSACPLCALKPDQLLWSGAGLQVLAVTDSPFPGYTRVIWQEHVAEMTDLSEEQRQHIMAAVYVVEQTQREQLGVAKINLAQFGNQVPHLHWHIIPRWKDDPFFPDSAWSPAPTRTEEQKQGWASHEERLLEQVSEYQQALRTALEARFKH, encoded by the coding sequence ATGAGCACCTCCGCTTGCCCCCTGTGCGCCTTGAAGCCTGATCAATTGTTATGGTCAGGCGCAGGGCTACAGGTACTGGCTGTCACAGACAGCCCATTTCCTGGCTATACGAGAGTGATCTGGCAAGAGCACGTGGCTGAAATGACAGACCTGTCTGAAGAACAGCGGCAGCACATCATGGCGGCGGTCTATGTGGTTGAGCAGACTCAGCGTGAACAGCTGGGAGTCGCCAAAATCAATCTGGCTCAGTTCGGGAATCAGGTGCCGCACCTGCATTGGCACATCATCCCACGTTGGAAGGACGACCCGTTCTTTCCGGATTCTGCCTGGTCGCCCGCCCCCACGCGCACGGAAGAACAGAAGCAAGGTTGGGCGTCCCACGAGGAACGCCTGCTTGAACAAGTCAGCGAGTATCAGCAGGCACTGCGTACTGCGCTAGAAGCACGATTCAAGCACTAA
- the trpC gene encoding indole-3-glycerol phosphate synthase TrpC, whose amino-acid sequence MNDILAKILDTKRAEVVTARQLRSESDLLREAKNRNDLRGFASAIEDKIAQGKPAIIAEVKKASPSKGVIRADFNPTEIASSYAAHGAACLSVLTDIQYFQGSYDHLRQARAVCALPVLRKDFIIDPYQIIHARAMGADCILLIVAALEQDQLMEYEEMAHELGMDVLVEVHDRAELDIALQMKTSLLGINNRNLRTFETSTQNTLDLLPFIPSEKRVVTESGIHTIEDVALMRENQVQAFLVGEAFMREPDPGVALQNLFFGQPA is encoded by the coding sequence ATGAACGACATTCTGGCCAAGATCCTCGACACCAAAAGAGCTGAAGTCGTCACCGCCCGCCAACTGCGCAGCGAGTCCGATCTGCTGCGCGAAGCGAAGAACCGGAACGACCTGCGCGGCTTTGCCAGCGCGATTGAAGACAAGATTGCGCAAGGCAAGCCTGCCATTATTGCGGAAGTCAAAAAGGCCTCCCCGTCCAAGGGGGTGATCCGTGCCGACTTCAACCCCACGGAAATTGCTTCCAGCTACGCCGCCCACGGCGCTGCCTGCCTGTCGGTCCTGACCGATATCCAGTATTTTCAGGGCTCCTACGACCACCTGCGCCAGGCCCGTGCCGTGTGCGCGCTGCCCGTACTGCGCAAAGATTTCATTATTGATCCCTATCAGATCATCCATGCCCGTGCCATGGGTGCCGACTGCATCTTGCTGATCGTCGCCGCGCTGGAGCAGGATCAGCTGATGGAATACGAAGAAATGGCCCACGAACTGGGCATGGACGTGCTGGTTGAAGTACATGACCGCGCCGAGCTGGATATTGCCCTGCAAATGAAGACCAGCCTGCTGGGTATCAATAACCGCAATCTGCGCACCTTTGAAACCAGCACCCAGAACACCCTGGACCTGCTGCCCTTCATCCCCAGCGAAAAGCGCGTTGTCACCGAAAGCGGTATCCACACCATTGAAGACGTGGCCCTGATGCGTGAAAACCAGGTGCAAGCCTTCCTGGTCGGTGAAGCCTTCATGCGTGAGCCTGATCCGGGCGTCGCCTTGCAGAACCTGTTCTTCGGTCAGCCTGCATGA
- the trpD gene encoding anthranilate phosphoribosyltransferase, giving the protein MNTITPTEALVRCIEHREIFHDEMLHLMRMLMRGEMSPQIAAALLMGLRVKKESVGEISAAAQVMREFATPVITPNPDELLDMCGTGGDGSNTFNISTASMFVAASVGVKVAKHGNRSASSSSGSADVLEALGVNLTFSPEQVAQSIAETNIGFMFAPAHHGAMKNVAAVRKELGVRTIFNILGPLTNPAGATNQLMGVFHPDLVGIQVRVMQRLGAKHVLIVHGKDGMDEASLGAATLVGELKDGQVREYEIHPEDFGMAMTSNRSIRVSSKEESAVMIMEALNNQEGTARDIVGLNAGLAIYAANHADSIEQGLRMAFEAIANGAAREKLEQFRAYTRKLNP; this is encoded by the coding sequence ATGAACACCATCACTCCTACCGAAGCACTGGTGCGCTGTATCGAACACCGGGAAATCTTCCACGACGAAATGCTGCATCTGATGCGCATGCTGATGCGCGGCGAAATGTCGCCCCAGATCGCGGCTGCCTTGCTGATGGGCCTGCGCGTGAAAAAAGAAAGCGTGGGTGAAATTTCTGCCGCCGCCCAGGTGATGCGCGAATTTGCCACCCCCGTCATTACGCCTAACCCGGACGAACTGCTGGATATGTGCGGTACAGGTGGCGACGGCTCCAATACCTTCAATATCTCCACCGCTTCCATGTTTGTGGCCGCCTCCGTAGGGGTAAAAGTGGCCAAGCACGGCAACCGCAGTGCGTCTTCCTCGTCCGGCAGTGCGGACGTACTGGAAGCCCTGGGCGTGAACCTGACCTTCTCGCCCGAGCAAGTGGCGCAAAGTATTGCCGAAACCAATATCGGCTTCATGTTCGCCCCCGCTCACCACGGTGCCATGAAAAACGTGGCCGCTGTCCGCAAAGAGCTGGGCGTGCGCACCATTTTCAATATTCTGGGCCCACTGACCAACCCGGCCGGTGCAACCAACCAGCTGATGGGCGTCTTCCACCCCGACCTGGTGGGGATTCAGGTCCGCGTGATGCAACGTCTGGGCGCCAAACACGTGCTGATCGTACACGGCAAGGACGGCATGGATGAAGCCTCTCTGGGTGCGGCCACCCTGGTGGGCGAACTGAAGGACGGTCAGGTGCGTGAATACGAAATTCACCCCGAAGACTTTGGTATGGCCATGACCTCCAACCGCAGCATTCGCGTCTCCAGCAAAGAAGAATCTGCCGTGATGATTATGGAAGCCCTCAATAACCAAGAGGGTACGGCTCGTGATATTGTTGGCCTCAATGCTGGTCTGGCCATCTATGCCGCCAACCACGCCGACTCCATTGAACAAGGCCTGCGCATGGCTTTTGAGGCCATTGCGAACGGTGCCGCCCGCGAAAAACTCGAACAATTCCGCGCTTATACAAGGAAGTTAAATCCATGA
- a CDS encoding anthranilate synthase component II has protein sequence MLFMLDNYDSFTYNLVQYFGELGQEVVVRRNDQVTLEEIEALNPSHLCVSPGPKSPADAGLSVALIQHFAGKLPILGVCLGHQAIGHAFGARIIRAQQIMHGKVSPITHQGTDVFSNLPSPFNVTRYHSLAIERDSLPDCLEVTAQTEDGEIMGVRHRELPIYGVQFHPESVLSEHGHALLKNFLDL, from the coding sequence ATGCTGTTCATGCTCGATAACTATGACTCGTTTACCTATAACCTGGTCCAGTACTTTGGAGAACTGGGTCAGGAAGTAGTGGTACGACGCAACGATCAAGTCACACTTGAAGAAATTGAAGCCTTGAATCCCAGCCATCTGTGCGTCTCGCCCGGCCCCAAATCCCCTGCAGATGCGGGCCTGTCAGTTGCACTGATCCAGCACTTTGCCGGCAAGCTACCGATTCTGGGCGTCTGCCTGGGTCATCAAGCAATCGGACATGCTTTTGGGGCGCGCATTATCCGTGCGCAGCAAATCATGCATGGGAAAGTCTCCCCTATTACCCACCAGGGCACGGACGTATTCAGCAACTTGCCCTCGCCCTTTAACGTCACCCGCTACCACTCCCTGGCCATCGAGCGCGACAGCCTGCCCGACTGCCTGGAAGTGACCGCGCAAACCGAAGACGGCGAGATCATGGGTGTGCGTCACCGCGAATTGCCTATTTATGGCGTGCAGTTTCACCCCGAGTCGGTGTTAAGCGAGCATGGCCACGCCTTACTGAAGAACTTTCTGGACCTTTAA
- the trpE gene encoding anthranilate synthase component I, translating into MTEIEFNALAAEGFNRIPLIAETYADLDTPLSIYLKLAHNGPEGGRYSCLMESVVGGEQFGRYSFIGLPARTVIRSYGRHTQVLHDGKVVETAEGDPLEFIEQFQARFKVALRPGMPRFAGGLAGYFGYDTVRHIEPSLGMNRKPFPSDQEEGVPDIMLLQVDELVIVDNLAGRTYLLVYADPAQPEAYVLAKRRLKELREKLRSPVVIPYAYASMQTECERDFDKEDYLKAVARAKEYIAAGDLMQVQIGQVITKPFRDSPLSLYRALRSLNPSPYMYFWNFEDFQVVGASPEILVRQEEHRQDGRNMERVTIRPLAGTRKRGATPEADAALAAELKSDPKERAEHLMLIDLARNDIGRIAKTGTVQVTDTMAIERYSHVQHLVSNVCGELQDGMSQMDVLRASFPAGTLTGAPKVRAMEVIDELEPVRRGVYGGAAGYLSYSGEMDLAIAIRTGVIKDGMLYVQAAAGVVADSDPEKEWQETEAKARAVIRAAEQVQFGLDEPI; encoded by the coding sequence ATGACAGAAATAGAATTCAATGCCCTAGCAGCAGAAGGCTTTAACCGCATTCCCCTGATTGCGGAAACCTACGCCGACCTGGATACGCCCCTGTCGATTTATCTGAAACTGGCGCACAACGGCCCCGAAGGCGGACGTTACAGCTGCCTGATGGAATCGGTTGTGGGCGGCGAACAGTTCGGTCGCTACTCCTTTATTGGCCTGCCTGCCCGTACCGTGATCCGCAGCTACGGCCGCCATACCCAAGTGTTGCACGATGGCAAGGTCGTCGAAACAGCCGAAGGCGATCCGCTGGAATTTATCGAACAATTCCAGGCCCGTTTCAAAGTAGCCCTGCGCCCTGGCATGCCCCGCTTTGCGGGTGGTCTGGCCGGCTACTTCGGCTACGACACCGTGCGCCACATCGAACCGTCCCTGGGCATGAATCGCAAACCCTTCCCTTCCGACCAGGAAGAAGGCGTACCGGACATCATGCTGCTGCAAGTGGACGAGCTGGTGATTGTGGATAATCTGGCTGGTCGCACCTACCTGCTGGTCTACGCGGATCCCGCCCAGCCCGAAGCCTACGTACTGGCCAAGCGCCGTCTGAAAGAGCTGCGTGAAAAGCTGCGCTCGCCCGTAGTGATCCCTTACGCCTACGCCAGCATGCAAACCGAATGCGAGCGCGACTTCGACAAAGAGGATTACCTGAAGGCCGTGGCCCGCGCCAAGGAATACATTGCAGCCGGTGATCTGATGCAAGTGCAGATCGGCCAGGTCATCACCAAGCCTTTCCGCGACTCGCCCCTGTCCCTGTACCGCGCCCTGCGTTCGCTGAACCCATCGCCCTACATGTACTTCTGGAACTTCGAGGATTTCCAGGTTGTGGGTGCATCGCCAGAAATTCTGGTGCGTCAGGAAGAACACCGTCAGGATGGTCGCAATATGGAACGCGTCACCATTCGCCCGCTGGCCGGTACCCGCAAACGCGGTGCTACACCTGAAGCCGATGCCGCACTGGCCGCCGAGCTGAAGTCCGACCCGAAAGAACGCGCCGAACACCTGATGCTGATCGACCTGGCCCGCAACGATATTGGCCGTATCGCCAAAACCGGCACGGTACAAGTCACAGACACCATGGCGATCGAGCGCTACTCGCATGTTCAGCACCTGGTGTCCAACGTCTGCGGCGAACTGCAAGACGGCATGAGCCAGATGGACGTGCTGCGCGCCTCCTTCCCTGCAGGCACCCTGACCGGCGCCCCCAAGGTACGCGCCATGGAAGTCATTGATGAACTGGAGCCCGTGCGTCGTGGCGTTTACGGTGGTGCAGCTGGCTACCTGAGCTACTCGGGCGAGATGGATCTGGCTATTGCCATTCGCACCGGCGTCATCAAGGACGGCATGCTCTATGTGCAGGCAGCCGCCGGTGTCGTGGCCGACTCCGATCCCGAAAAAGAATGGCAAGAGACCGAAGCCAAGGCACGCGCCGTGATCCGCGCTGCCGAACAAGTGCAATTCGGTCTGGACGAGCCTATTTAA
- a CDS encoding phosphoglycolate phosphatase, translated as MNIFSVLFDLDGTLLDTIPDLASACNAMRIDLGLPPLPEERIATFVGKGSENLVRRALTDLPEPSADYTQALESFYYHYQLCNGQHSRLYPGVLKGLDDFKSQGLRLAVVTNKPEQFARPLLEQTGLSPYFELVVGGDTCPRKKPDPMPFVYACEQMKLAPEQTLVIGDSMNDAQAARAANIPVLLVPYGYNEGKDVQSLDSDGIVASIADAATWLRNKRNTIFTS; from the coding sequence ATGAATATTTTCTCTGTACTGTTTGATTTGGACGGCACCCTGCTCGATACCATTCCCGATCTGGCCTCGGCATGTAATGCCATGCGTATCGACCTTGGTTTGCCCCCGCTCCCAGAGGAGCGTATTGCCACTTTTGTGGGCAAAGGCTCGGAAAACCTGGTGCGACGCGCCCTGACCGACCTGCCTGAACCTTCTGCCGACTACACCCAGGCACTGGAATCATTTTATTACCATTACCAATTATGTAATGGCCAACACAGCCGCCTGTATCCCGGTGTACTAAAAGGATTGGACGACTTTAAAAGCCAGGGATTGCGTCTGGCCGTGGTCACCAACAAGCCCGAACAATTTGCCCGTCCCTTGCTGGAACAAACGGGATTGAGCCCATATTTCGAGCTGGTGGTAGGCGGCGATACCTGCCCGCGCAAAAAGCCCGACCCCATGCCCTTTGTCTACGCCTGCGAGCAAATGAAACTGGCTCCCGAACAAACCTTGGTCATTGGGGATTCCATGAATGACGCCCAGGCAGCGCGTGCGGCGAACATCCCCGTACTGTTGGTTCCTTACGGCTATAACGAAGGCAAGGATGTGCAAAGCCTGGATTCCGATGGTATAGTTGCCTCTATTGCCGACGCGGCCACCTGGCTGCGCAACAAACGCAACACCATATTTACGTCATAA
- a CDS encoding GGDEF domain-containing protein produces the protein MMLDTFHQILVEKQVTPVFQPIVDLQSGFILGYEGLIRGPKDTSFYSPLALFDAARQCGRLWDLEELCCHTLVSSFNQQGLAGKLFLNSSPDVVIRMLPSARIEPRTGMPQLDGIDWSRVVVELTESERTDSYDYLNQAIELYRHEGLQFAIDDLGEGYASLRLWSELRPEYVKIDKYFVRDIDTDVLKQQLVRSICDIASHAQSVVIAEGIETGAELRTLRYLGVACGQGYLLCRPQPNPPTQLEPAQAALFGPSNVRAQRQVQGRESMSVRRLLRAAPAVPDHTPTNRVYELFQSHPDLSAVALLRGNRPTGILRRSQLYDQLARPYHRELYGNKPCSLFIETPPLIVDCDTSLLELGTLMTQGAGDALSDGFIITGAGEYLGLGSSVELMREITQIQIMTARYANPLTQLPGNVPIDEHIDGLLRNRQNFAVCYADLDHFKPYNDLYGYRKGDELLRSMAELFTRYAVARMDFVGHVGGDDFILVFTSPDWAERCQSILDELEKELESLYRLEHRQAGGYLAENRQGVLVFHPLVSLSLGVVTVDEPELYSGSLIAELASSAKAQAKRVQGNALFVERRRPDNPVRQGSYSRNTMLQ, from the coding sequence ATGATGCTCGATACATTTCATCAGATTCTCGTAGAAAAACAAGTTACGCCGGTCTTTCAGCCCATTGTGGATTTGCAGTCCGGCTTTATTCTGGGTTACGAGGGTTTGATTCGAGGGCCAAAGGACACCAGTTTTTATTCGCCATTAGCTTTGTTCGACGCTGCCCGGCAGTGCGGGCGCCTATGGGATCTGGAAGAGCTGTGTTGCCATACCTTGGTCAGCAGTTTCAACCAGCAGGGTTTGGCGGGCAAACTGTTCCTGAATTCCAGCCCGGATGTGGTGATACGCATGTTGCCTTCGGCCCGCATCGAACCGCGTACCGGCATGCCACAACTGGATGGCATTGACTGGAGCCGGGTGGTGGTCGAGTTGACCGAGTCCGAGCGCACCGACAGCTACGACTATCTGAATCAGGCCATTGAGCTGTACCGGCATGAAGGCCTGCAGTTCGCCATTGATGATCTGGGCGAAGGCTATGCCTCGTTGCGTTTGTGGTCCGAATTGCGGCCTGAATACGTCAAGATCGACAAATATTTTGTGCGCGATATTGATACCGATGTGCTCAAGCAGCAATTGGTGCGTTCCATTTGCGATATCGCCAGCCACGCGCAATCTGTGGTGATTGCAGAAGGGATTGAAACCGGCGCGGAACTACGCACCCTGCGGTATTTGGGCGTGGCCTGTGGTCAGGGCTATTTGCTATGCCGGCCCCAACCCAATCCTCCGACTCAATTGGAACCTGCCCAGGCTGCCTTGTTTGGTCCTTCCAATGTGCGCGCTCAGCGCCAGGTACAGGGACGGGAGTCCATGAGTGTGCGACGTTTGCTGCGTGCAGCCCCGGCCGTTCCGGATCACACCCCGACCAACCGTGTTTATGAGCTGTTTCAAAGCCACCCCGATTTAAGCGCGGTGGCTTTGCTGCGAGGCAATCGGCCAACAGGCATTTTGCGCCGCAGCCAGCTTTACGATCAGCTTGCCCGGCCTTATCACCGCGAGCTGTATGGCAACAAACCATGTTCCCTGTTTATTGAAACCCCGCCGCTGATTGTGGATTGCGACACCAGCCTGCTGGAGTTGGGCACCTTGATGACGCAAGGAGCGGGGGATGCCTTGAGTGATGGTTTCATCATCACCGGCGCGGGAGAGTACTTGGGTTTGGGCTCCAGCGTGGAGCTGATGCGTGAAATTACGCAGATTCAGATCATGACGGCGCGTTATGCCAATCCCCTGACGCAATTGCCGGGCAATGTGCCGATTGATGAGCATATTGATGGTTTGCTGCGTAATCGTCAGAACTTCGCCGTGTGCTACGCGGATCTGGACCACTTCAAACCCTATAACGACTTGTACGGCTATCGCAAAGGAGATGAGCTGCTGCGCTCCATGGCCGAACTCTTTACCCGTTACGCAGTGGCACGCATGGACTTTGTGGGCCATGTGGGGGGCGACGATTTTATTTTGGTGTTTACCAGCCCGGATTGGGCCGAGCGCTGCCAAAGCATTCTGGACGAGCTGGAAAAAGAGCTGGAGTCCTTGTATCGACTGGAACACCGGCAAGCAGGCGGCTATCTGGCTGAGAACCGTCAAGGCGTGCTGGTATTTCACCCGCTAGTGAGCCTGTCTTTAGGTGTGGTCACTGTTGATGAGCCCGAATTGTATTCGGGCTCTTTAATTGCGGAGCTGGCCAGTTCTGCCAAGGCACAGGCCAAGCGTGTGCAGGGCAATGCCTTGTTTGTGGAGCGTCGCCGCCCGGACAATCCGGTTCGGCAGGGCAGTTATAGCCGCAATACGATGTTGCAGTAG